A genomic stretch from Anaerolinea thermophila UNI-1 includes:
- a CDS encoding YidC/Oxa1 family membrane protein insertase, whose product MWDLLIIQPFTNVLLLIYSYLGQNFGIAIILFTLLIRLITHPLMVSQIKGSQKMMELQNHPRYKELQEKYKNDRQKLQEEQAKLIQELKINPFASCLPLLIQFPIIIGLYQSLYKAMPNTPHDLLNLTRILYSFVDINAILPINNQFLWMDLSQPERLYLPFLPFGIPVLAIVVALTTYIQGRLITPPPSNPNDQTAMMSGMMNLYMPFLMGYMGLTLASGLSLYFIVSNVIGILQYALLGKVNWRNILPARKISGETPVSPAKSVASSRKGGKKK is encoded by the coding sequence ATGTGGGATTTACTCATCATTCAGCCATTTACCAATGTTCTGTTATTGATTTATTCTTATCTGGGACAGAACTTTGGCATTGCCATCATTCTCTTCACATTGCTGATTCGCTTGATTACCCATCCCTTGATGGTGTCACAGATCAAGGGATCGCAAAAGATGATGGAACTGCAAAATCATCCGCGGTACAAAGAACTGCAGGAAAAATATAAAAATGACCGCCAGAAGTTGCAGGAAGAACAAGCCAAATTAATTCAGGAACTCAAAATTAATCCGTTTGCGTCCTGTCTCCCTTTGCTTATTCAATTCCCCATCATTATCGGGTTGTATCAGAGCCTGTACAAGGCGATGCCCAATACTCCCCATGACCTGTTGAACCTGACCCGCATTTTGTATTCCTTTGTGGATATCAATGCGATTTTGCCCATTAACAACCAGTTTTTATGGATGGATTTGAGTCAACCTGAACGGTTGTACTTACCGTTTTTACCTTTTGGTATTCCGGTGCTGGCAATCGTTGTGGCGCTGACCACCTACATCCAGGGAAGACTGATTACCCCTCCGCCGTCCAATCCCAATGATCAGACGGCTATGATGAGCGGCATGATGAACCTCTACATGCCCTTTCTGATGGGATACATGGGTTTGACCCTTGCATCCGGTCTGTCCCTCTATTTCATTGTGTCCAACGTCATTGGTATTTTGCAATATGCTCTGCTTGGCAAGGTGAACTGGAGAAATATCCTTCCGGCTCGTAAAATTTCCGGAGAAACACCGGTTTCCCCCGCAAAATCTGTTGCATCTTCCAGAAAGGGTGGAAAGAAGAAATGA
- a CDS encoding PQQ-binding-like beta-propeller repeat protein produces MKKLKIVLWLGLAMVFLAACAGVPLNNWPGLAATEDMVVLAYGQVHVVDARTGVEKWKYPEKIDNASLIFSNPAVVDNKIIVASYANVVQALDAQSGAVLWTFDTFKGKGKFVAGPVIAGDTILVPSTDHHLYALDLNGKLLWRFQSRNALWAPVVADEEHVYLAGLDHYLYAIRLSNGQMDWEVDLGGPLIHAPGSDGNGRLYMTTLKREALAIDKQDGRILWRTPLTGSSWAAPLVAEGKVVFGTDQKKAYILNAENGQVLASLDVAAGIIGGPALFEGVPVLVTEGGEVFQFKWDGTRGWTRTIEGQLGTTPVISDGRLVVSGLQMKNLIVTFRPDGTEDWSLAASK; encoded by the coding sequence ATGAAGAAATTGAAAATTGTGCTCTGGTTAGGGCTTGCCATGGTTTTCCTGGCAGCCTGTGCGGGCGTTCCTCTAAACAACTGGCCTGGTTTGGCGGCAACCGAAGATATGGTTGTTCTGGCGTATGGGCAGGTTCATGTAGTAGATGCCAGAACGGGCGTTGAGAAGTGGAAGTATCCTGAAAAGATTGATAATGCTTCGCTCATTTTCAGTAATCCTGCCGTGGTGGATAACAAAATTATCGTTGCCAGTTATGCCAATGTAGTTCAGGCGTTGGATGCTCAAAGTGGTGCGGTGTTGTGGACCTTTGACACATTCAAAGGCAAAGGAAAGTTTGTTGCCGGTCCCGTGATCGCCGGAGATACCATCCTCGTTCCTTCTACCGATCATCATCTTTATGCCCTGGACTTAAACGGGAAATTGCTCTGGCGTTTCCAATCCCGCAATGCATTGTGGGCCCCGGTGGTTGCGGATGAGGAACATGTCTATCTGGCAGGATTAGATCATTACCTGTATGCCATTCGCCTGTCCAATGGACAAATGGATTGGGAAGTCGATCTGGGTGGCCCACTCATCCATGCTCCGGGGTCAGACGGCAATGGGCGCCTCTATATGACCACATTAAAGCGGGAAGCCCTTGCCATTGATAAACAGGATGGCAGGATTCTCTGGCGTACCCCTCTCACCGGAAGTTCCTGGGCGGCTCCGCTGGTGGCTGAGGGGAAAGTTGTGTTTGGCACGGATCAAAAGAAAGCCTACATTTTGAATGCTGAAAATGGCCAGGTGCTGGCGTCCCTGGATGTGGCGGCGGGCATCATCGGCGGACCGGCTTTATTTGAGGGTGTGCCGGTGCTGGTCACAGAGGGTGGCGAGGTCTTCCAGTTCAAATGGGATGGAACGCGCGGATGGACGCGTACTATCGAAGGGCAATTGGGGACCACGCCTGTAATCAGTGATGGACGTCTGGTGGTTTCGGGTTTGCAAATGAAGAACCTCATTGTGACTTTCCGTCCAGATGGCACAGAGGATTGGAGCCTGGCGGCTTCTAAGTAG
- the yidD gene encoding membrane protein insertion efficiency factor YidD — MPRWVLLLLIRGYQKFISPGLPPNTCRFYPSCSHYGYQAVYKYGAIKGGLMAVWRVLRCNPFNPGGYDPVP, encoded by the coding sequence ATTCCGCGATGGGTTTTGTTGCTTCTGATTCGAGGGTATCAGAAATTTATCTCGCCGGGCTTGCCGCCCAATACCTGTCGGTTTTATCCTTCCTGCTCCCATTACGGTTACCAGGCGGTATATAAATACGGCGCTATCAAAGGCGGTTTGATGGCGGTTTGGCGGGTACTGCGATGCAATCCATTCAACCCCGGTGGGTACGATCCGGTGCCTTAA
- the rnpA gene encoding ribonuclease P protein component: MKRRFRLRHRSDFERVRRAGKTIPHPLVLFVVAPNSLDTVRIGVVAGRVVGSAVQRNRAKRWLRACLQEFLPALPPGWDVVAFARRPIIEAGFWKTRAAVEESLKRAGLLPVNGKYERRLSE; this comes from the coding sequence GTGAAACGCAGGTTTCGCCTGAGGCACAGGAGTGATTTTGAGCGGGTGCGGCGAGCAGGTAAAACGATTCCGCACCCGCTAGTCCTGTTTGTGGTAGCGCCTAATTCACTGGATACTGTGAGAATCGGAGTAGTGGCGGGACGTGTCGTTGGTTCGGCAGTGCAGCGAAACCGTGCAAAACGCTGGTTGCGTGCCTGCTTGCAGGAGTTTCTCCCGGCACTCCCTCCAGGGTGGGATGTGGTGGCCTTTGCCCGCCGTCCCATCATTGAAGCAGGTTTTTGGAAAACCCGAGCCGCGGTGGAAGAATCCTTGAAGCGAGCGGGTTTATTGCCGGTAAATGGGAAGTATGAACGAAGATTATCCGAATGA
- the rpmH gene encoding 50S ribosomal protein L34, with protein MSTKRTYQPKIHRRLRVHGFRARMATADGRQVLKRRRLKGRYRLTVSMNNHTKRIRW; from the coding sequence ATGTCCACGAAGCGAACCTATCAACCTAAAATTCACCGCCGCCTGCGTGTGCATGGTTTCCGCGCTCGCATGGCAACTGCTGATGGGCGCCAGGTGCTGAAACGCCGTCGTCTCAAGGGACGCTATCGCCTGACGGTTTCCATGAACAACCACACCAAACGGATTCGCTGGTAA
- a CDS encoding potassium channel family protein translates to MYVIITSGGRTGATLASMLISMDHEVKVIEWRKEVLSRIHHELPTEAIVEGDPLDLNILELAGIKKADVIAATTVSDEANLTLCYIARELYGINRTIARVNDPRNAWLFDDKYHVDVAVNQAELLASLIQEEMSLGDMITLLKLRRGRYSLVEEKIPAGARAIGTAIKDLDLPDHCVIAAIIRKGEVMIPRGVTTLEEGDEVLAVTDRDGAASLAGLFSAKQSEQNGKARNGEKSLHG, encoded by the coding sequence ATGTACGTGATTATTACCAGCGGCGGACGCACCGGCGCAACCCTGGCGAGTATGCTGATCAGCATGGATCACGAAGTCAAGGTCATTGAATGGCGTAAAGAAGTGCTCAGTCGTATTCATCATGAACTGCCCACCGAAGCCATTGTCGAAGGGGATCCTCTGGATTTGAATATCCTTGAACTGGCGGGTATTAAAAAAGCAGATGTCATTGCTGCAACCACAGTTTCGGATGAAGCCAATCTGACCCTGTGCTACATTGCACGAGAGTTATACGGCATCAACCGCACCATTGCGCGCGTTAATGATCCACGCAACGCCTGGCTTTTTGACGACAAATACCATGTTGATGTGGCGGTCAATCAGGCGGAATTGCTTGCCAGTCTGATTCAAGAAGAAATGTCCCTGGGCGATATGATCACCCTGCTCAAACTGCGTCGTGGACGCTACTCTCTGGTAGAAGAAAAGATTCCCGCAGGGGCGCGTGCCATTGGCACGGCGATCAAAGATCTGGACTTGCCTGACCATTGTGTCATTGCGGCCATCATTCGCAAAGGCGAGGTAATGATCCCTCGAGGGGTAACGACCCTGGAAGAAGGGGATGAAGTCCTTGCAGTGACAGACCGTGATGGAGCGGCGAGCCTGGCAGGGCTTTTCTCGGCCAAACAAAGTGAGCAGAACGGCAAAGCCCGAAATGGGGAAAAATCCCTGCACGGATAA
- a CDS encoding potassium channel family protein, with product MRALIIGCGRLGAELAYRLYQRGHEVSLLDLDERSFEILPADFQGRFHEGNALNLDVLRRCGIEEMDSVAVLTNSDVVNGVVGYLAMKHFHIPNVVVRNYDPRYRPILEAYHLQMVSALSWGAQRVEEMMYHAEVRAVFSAGNGEVEVYEVLVPEHCHGKRLKEVVDSSMCVPVAVTRAGKAALPDWNMVLEAGDVLHLSATLEGAEAIRQEMLRKEGK from the coding sequence ATGAGAGCCTTAATCATCGGTTGTGGACGTTTGGGAGCCGAGTTAGCCTATCGGCTTTATCAGCGGGGGCATGAAGTCTCCCTGCTGGATCTGGATGAGAGATCGTTTGAAATTCTACCTGCCGATTTCCAGGGGCGTTTCCATGAAGGCAATGCTCTGAATCTGGATGTTTTGCGTCGCTGTGGTATTGAAGAGATGGATTCCGTTGCCGTTTTGACCAATTCCGACGTGGTCAATGGCGTGGTTGGCTATCTGGCAATGAAGCACTTCCATATTCCCAATGTGGTGGTACGGAATTACGACCCGCGTTACCGCCCGATTCTGGAAGCCTACCACTTGCAGATGGTTTCTGCGCTTTCCTGGGGAGCGCAGCGGGTCGAAGAGATGATGTATCATGCTGAGGTGCGGGCAGTGTTCTCGGCGGGCAATGGCGAAGTCGAGGTGTACGAAGTCCTTGTACCTGAGCATTGTCATGGAAAACGCTTGAAAGAAGTGGTTGACTCCTCTATGTGCGTTCCGGTGGCCGTGACCCGGGCGGGAAAGGCTGCTTTGCCAGACTGGAATATGGTGCTGGAAGCGGGGGATGTGTTGCACCTGAGCGCGACGCTGGAAGGGGCTGAAGCCATTCGACAGGAAATGCTCCGAAAGGAGGGCAAGTAA
- a CDS encoding APC family permease: MNIDDEHGTTVLRRVADEPPRRRFLDVLIGKPLATADAPRETIGKIIGLAVFASDALSSTAYATQEMMVILAVAGTMAFGYVFPLSIAVVILLAIVTFSYEQTIHAYPNGGGAYIVSRDNLGEFAAKIAAAALLSDYVLTVAVSISSGVAQIVSAYPSLYQYRVWLAVAMVGFIMLINLRGVRESGIIFAIPTYFFVFTMYATVLIGLVRYFTGSLGMVVDPPELELLHASQPITLFLILRAFSNGTAALTGVEAISNGIPAFKEPRSKNAGITLIWMSLILGSLLLGISFLSAQIHAIPSEYETVISQMARTVYGSRELMYILTISATTVILIMAANTAFADFPRLGALAAIDGLLPRQLAQRGSRLVFSRGIIVLALLASSLIFVFQASVTRLIPLYAIGVFMSFTLSQFGMAHRWYKIGKLQPGQEVKERGSVLRYDPQWKFKMIVNGFGAAATFVVMLIFAVTKFTDGAYLVIFIIPILVAIFSVIHHHYLSVAKKLSLDRYGTTPPRIVRNRVILPIGGVHRGTLAALRYARALSDDITAVHIAIEPEEAEKVRRKWEMYGDGVRLVIIESSYRVFMKPLLDYIEDIYSSRQPNEVITIVVPQFISSNRWANVLHMNTADALREELLTYKGIVITNVPYLID, encoded by the coding sequence ATGAATATTGACGATGAGCACGGTACGACTGTTCTCCGCCGGGTAGCCGATGAGCCGCCTCGGCGTCGTTTTTTGGACGTTCTAATTGGAAAACCGCTGGCAACTGCCGACGCTCCGCGGGAAACCATTGGCAAAATCATCGGGCTGGCAGTCTTTGCCTCCGATGCTTTATCATCCACCGCCTACGCCACGCAGGAAATGATGGTCATCCTCGCTGTTGCTGGCACGATGGCGTTTGGCTATGTGTTTCCCCTTTCCATTGCTGTTGTCATCTTACTCGCAATTGTTACTTTCTCTTACGAGCAGACCATTCATGCTTATCCCAATGGGGGGGGAGCGTATATCGTTTCCAGAGATAACCTTGGAGAGTTCGCTGCCAAGATTGCTGCTGCTGCTTTGCTTTCCGATTATGTGCTGACCGTAGCAGTCTCCATATCTTCGGGGGTAGCACAGATTGTTTCTGCTTATCCCTCGCTTTACCAGTATCGGGTTTGGCTGGCGGTAGCGATGGTTGGCTTTATCATGCTGATTAACCTGCGTGGAGTCCGCGAGTCGGGAATTATTTTTGCCATCCCCACATATTTCTTTGTGTTTACCATGTATGCCACTGTGCTGATAGGGCTGGTGCGTTATTTCACGGGCTCGCTGGGGATGGTGGTTGACCCGCCCGAATTGGAACTGCTCCATGCCTCTCAGCCCATCACTCTTTTCCTTATCCTGAGAGCCTTTTCGAATGGTACTGCCGCGTTAACAGGGGTCGAAGCCATTTCGAACGGTATCCCTGCATTTAAAGAGCCGCGCAGTAAAAACGCGGGGATTACCCTGATCTGGATGTCTCTCATTTTGGGTTCGTTATTATTGGGGATTTCTTTTCTCTCAGCCCAAATCCACGCCATTCCTTCTGAGTATGAAACGGTCATTTCTCAGATGGCGCGCACGGTGTACGGCAGTCGCGAGTTGATGTACATCTTAACGATTTCCGCCACTACCGTGATTCTGATTATGGCGGCAAATACGGCTTTTGCTGATTTTCCGCGTCTGGGAGCCCTTGCCGCTATAGATGGCTTGCTGCCACGTCAGTTGGCTCAAAGAGGCAGCCGCCTGGTTTTCTCAAGAGGAATTATTGTGCTGGCTCTGCTGGCATCTTCATTGATTTTTGTCTTTCAGGCAAGTGTCACCCGCTTGATTCCACTGTATGCGATTGGGGTGTTCATGTCGTTTACCCTTTCGCAGTTTGGTATGGCGCATCGCTGGTACAAAATAGGAAAATTACAACCCGGTCAGGAAGTTAAGGAGCGGGGTTCAGTATTACGCTATGATCCACAGTGGAAATTTAAGATGATCGTCAACGGTTTTGGGGCAGCAGCCACTTTTGTCGTGATGCTCATTTTTGCCGTCACGAAGTTTACTGATGGCGCTTATCTGGTTATCTTCATCATCCCTATTCTGGTGGCGATTTTCAGCGTGATTCATCACCATTACCTCAGTGTAGCGAAGAAACTCAGCCTGGATCGTTACGGTACTACTCCGCCCCGTATTGTGCGTAACCGTGTGATTCTGCCGATTGGTGGAGTGCATCGCGGCACGCTGGCGGCATTGCGGTATGCCCGTGCGCTTTCCGATGATATTACGGCTGTGCATATCGCCATTGAACCCGAGGAAGCCGAAAAGGTTCGCCGCAAGTGGGAAATGTATGGTGACGGCGTGCGCCTGGTCATCATTGAATCCAGTTACCGGGTGTTCATGAAACCCTTGCTGGATTACATCGAGGATATTTATTCTTCCCGCCAGCCCAATGAAGTGATTACGATTGTTGTGCCGCAATTTATTTCATCCAATCGCTGGGCGAATGTCCTGCACATGAATACGGCAGATGCCTTGCGCGAAGAATTGCTGACCTACAAGGGCATTGTGATTACCAACGTGCCTTATTTGATTGATTGA
- a CDS encoding DegV family protein, with translation MSKVAIVTDSTAYLPPELIRGYSIEVVPLHLIWGEKTYLDGVDITPKEFYERLATAKELPTTSQPSPAAFKTVYDRLLAAGYDVLSIHISSKLSGTMDSAIQAKAMLPGARIEIVDSLSTSMGMGFAVVEAARAAARGASLEECKAIAERGLRNVSVFFLVNTLEFLHRGGRIGGAAAFLGTALNLKPILELRDGRIEAIEKVRTITKATDRLLDIFAERARGKRPLRLAILHANAQEEAERLLERARQKVSVDDISEAVIVPVSPVIGTHTGPGCVGIAFMSGL, from the coding sequence ATGTCAAAAGTCGCTATCGTGACCGATAGTACCGCCTATTTACCCCCCGAGTTGATTCGGGGATATTCCATTGAAGTGGTGCCTTTGCACTTGATTTGGGGAGAGAAAACCTACCTGGACGGAGTAGACATCACCCCTAAAGAATTTTATGAGCGCCTGGCAACCGCAAAAGAACTTCCCACCACCTCACAACCATCTCCAGCCGCTTTTAAAACAGTTTATGATCGTTTGCTGGCTGCTGGATACGATGTCCTCAGCATCCACATCAGTTCCAAACTTTCCGGCACGATGGACTCTGCCATTCAGGCAAAAGCCATGCTCCCGGGTGCGCGTATTGAGATCGTGGACTCGCTCAGCACCTCGATGGGGATGGGCTTTGCGGTCGTGGAAGCCGCCCGTGCAGCAGCACGCGGCGCCAGCCTGGAAGAATGCAAAGCCATTGCCGAGCGCGGGTTAAGAAATGTCTCCGTGTTCTTCCTGGTGAATACCCTTGAATTTCTGCACCGCGGCGGACGTATTGGCGGCGCTGCTGCCTTCCTGGGCACTGCTCTGAACCTCAAGCCCATTCTGGAATTGCGCGACGGGCGCATCGAAGCCATCGAAAAAGTCCGCACCATCACCAAAGCCACCGATCGCCTGCTGGATATTTTTGCCGAACGAGCCAGAGGCAAGCGCCCACTACGCCTGGCAATTTTGCATGCGAACGCACAGGAAGAAGCCGAGCGACTGCTTGAACGCGCCCGCCAGAAAGTCAGTGTAGACGATATCAGTGAGGCTGTCATCGTTCCCGTCTCCCCCGTCATCGGTACACACACCGGTCCCGGTTGTGTGGGCATTGCTTTCATGAGCGGGCTATAA
- a CDS encoding DUF1015 domain-containing protein gives MRTYPDLGIQIGEILLPREGIDLKKWAVIACDQYTSEPEYWEQVARLVGDSPSTFHLILPEVFLGTPEEQARIQSTQQTMRRYLNEGVFTSHNGLILVERQSSGRTRHGLMLALDLEKYDYSAGSQTLIRATEGTILDRLPPRMRIREGAPLELPHILVLIDDPQQTVIEPLMEVRKQFTRLYDTDLMFDSGHLTAWAVPDGGYEERVISALRALANPETFRARYGVGEDKGVLLFAMGDGNHSLATAKAIWEKIKGQVGMNHPARYALVEIENVHDHGLEFEPIHRVLFQCKESPSEALKKFFGDTVQITPVENAQLMIERVKKPSGDLQMAGMVTSEGYALVTFTQPTSNLPVGTLQGFLDTWLKAGGAEKIDYVHGDDVVVRLGAQPGNAGFYLPAMSKHDLFKTVILDGVLPRKTFSMGEARDKRFYMEARRIA, from the coding sequence ATGAGAACATACCCTGATCTTGGCATCCAAATTGGTGAAATCCTTTTACCCCGAGAGGGTATCGATTTGAAGAAATGGGCGGTCATCGCCTGCGATCAGTACACTTCCGAACCGGAGTACTGGGAGCAGGTTGCCCGCCTGGTCGGCGATTCCCCTTCTACTTTCCATCTCATTTTGCCCGAAGTATTTCTGGGAACCCCGGAAGAGCAGGCGCGCATTCAAAGCACGCAACAAACCATGCGCCGATACCTGAACGAGGGAGTATTCACTTCGCACAATGGGCTGATTCTGGTGGAACGTCAATCCAGCGGTCGCACGCGGCACGGGTTGATGCTGGCACTGGATTTGGAAAAGTATGATTACTCTGCCGGCTCTCAAACCCTGATTCGCGCCACCGAAGGCACCATTCTGGATCGTCTCCCCCCGCGCATGCGCATTCGCGAAGGCGCTCCGCTGGAACTGCCCCACATTCTGGTGCTGATTGACGACCCCCAGCAGACGGTCATCGAACCCCTGATGGAAGTACGAAAGCAATTCACCCGTCTGTACGATACCGATTTAATGTTTGATAGCGGTCACCTGACCGCCTGGGCAGTGCCCGATGGCGGCTATGAAGAGCGCGTCATCTCGGCTTTGCGGGCGCTGGCAAACCCCGAAACTTTCCGCGCACGCTATGGCGTGGGAGAAGACAAGGGAGTCCTGCTTTTTGCCATGGGAGACGGCAATCACTCGCTGGCAACCGCCAAAGCCATCTGGGAGAAAATCAAAGGGCAGGTGGGCATGAACCATCCAGCACGCTATGCCCTGGTAGAAATCGAAAACGTTCATGATCATGGGCTGGAATTTGAGCCCATTCATCGCGTGCTGTTCCAATGCAAAGAATCCCCCAGTGAGGCTTTGAAAAAATTTTTTGGCGACACGGTACAGATTACGCCGGTAGAAAACGCTCAACTCATGATCGAGCGGGTGAAAAAGCCGTCCGGAGATCTGCAAATGGCAGGTATGGTCACCTCCGAAGGGTATGCGCTGGTGACCTTTACCCAACCCACTTCCAACCTGCCTGTTGGGACGCTGCAAGGCTTCCTGGACACCTGGCTGAAAGCCGGCGGCGCAGAAAAGATTGACTATGTTCATGGAGATGATGTGGTCGTTCGGTTAGGCGCTCAACCGGGCAATGCAGGATTTTACCTGCCCGCCATGTCCAAGCATGATCTCTTCAAGACAGTCATTCTGGACGGAGTCCTGCCGCGCAAGACCTTCTCGATGGGAGAAGCCCGCGACAAGCGCTTCTACATGGAAGCCCGCCGAATCGCCTGA